A genome region from Brassica oleracea var. oleracea cultivar TO1000 chromosome C2, BOL, whole genome shotgun sequence includes the following:
- the LOC106324480 gene encoding agamous-like MADS-box protein AGL86 — translation MRLHTENREIELREVMFGLLKGKTLMPDQYGDPSFMRDLNRFIGDYANKVTYRTQFLEGNVEPVPPNVAATDAPVPVVGDMNAVVVGAEGSVSNPTEAYDHMRQYDGMDMSVNEQAPGGFNDHVHHQEPFQYQTPTNFYDQTQPMFYGSSQGKDINHEEPFQYQSPANFDDQTQPMFYGSSQDMYTGLNHDQGQSSNQYPNSNQSFMSLLMGQPHQMSDVQEPARVASMGDNNNGYHQLPVTG, via the coding sequence ATGAGGCTACATACGGAGAATAGGGAGATTGAGCTTAGAGAGGTTATGTTCGGTCTTCTCAAGGGGAAGACGCTAATGCCGGATCAGTATGGTGATCCAAGTTTTATGAGAGACCTGAATCGTTTCATTGGTGATTATGCCAATAAGGTAACCTACAGGACCCAGTTCCTCGAGGGGAATGTTGAGCCTGTTCCTCCTAATGTCGCTGCTACCGATGCACCTGTTCCTGTTGTTGGTGATATGAACGCTGTTGTTGTCGGAGCCGAGGGTTCGGTAAGTAACCCTACTGAAGCTTATGATCATATGCGTCAATATGATGGTATGGATATGAGTGTGAATGAACAGGCTCCTGGAGGTTTTAATGATCATGTTCATCATCAAGAACCATTTCAATATCAAACTCCCACTAACTTTTATGATCAGACTCAGCCTATGTTTTATGGTTCGAGCCAGGGTAAGGATATAAATCATGAAGAACCATTTCAATACCAAAGTCCTGCTAACTTTGATGACCAGACTCAGCCTATGTTCTATGGTTCGAGCCAGGATATGTATACAGGTTTGAATCATGATCAGGGACAGAGTTCGAATCAGTATCCAAATTCAAACCAATCGTTCATGAGTCTTTTGATGGGACAACCTCATCAGATGAGTGATGTTCAAGAGCCTGCAAGAGTTGCTTCCATGGGTGACAACAATAATGGCTATCACCAACTACCAGTCACCGGTTAG
- the LOC106326798 gene encoding myrosinase (The sequence of the model RefSeq protein was modified relative to this genomic sequence to represent the inferred CDS: added 143 bases not found in genome assembly) yields the protein MKLLHGLALVFLLAAASCKADEEITCEENNPFTCSNTDILSSKNFGKDFIFGVASSAYQIEGGRGRGVNVWDGFSHRYPEKSGSDLKNGDTTCESYTRWQKDVDVMGELNATGYRFSFAWSRIIPKGKVSRGVNQGGLDYYHKLIDALLEKNITPFVTLFHWDLPQTLQDEYEGFLDRQIIQDFKDYADLCFKEFGGKVKHWITINQLYTVPTRGYAIGTDAPGRCSPMVDTKHRCYGGNSSTEPYIVAHNQLLAHATVVDLYRTKYKFQKGKIGPVMITRWFLPFDESDPASIEAAERMNQFFHGWYMEPLTKGRYPDIMRQIVGSRLPNFTEEEAELVAGSYDFLGLNYYVTQYAQPKPNPYPSETHTAMMDAGVKLTYDNSRGEFLGPLFVEDKVSGNSYYYPKGIYYVMDYFKTKYGDPLIYVTENGFSTPSSENREQAIADYKRIDYLCSHLCFLRKVIKEKGVNVRGYFAWALGDNYEFCKGFTVRFGLSYVNWEDLDDRNLKESGKWYQRFINGTVKNSAKQDFLRSSLSSQSQKKRLADA from the exons ATGAAGCTTCTTCATGGACTCGCTTTAGTTTTTCTATTAGCTGCTGCGAGTTGCAAAGCTGATGAAGAAATTACTTGCGAAGAGAACAACCCATTCACTTGTAGTAACACTGATATTTTAAGTAGTAAGAACTTCGGAAAAGATTTCATCTTCGGTGTTGCATCTTCTGCTTACCAG ATCGAAGGAGGGAGAGGTCGTGGTGTTAACGTTTGGGATGGCTTCAGTCACCGATA AAGGAAAGGTGAGTAGGGGAGTGAACCAAGGAGGTCTTGATTACTACCACAAACTCATAGATGCACTCCTCGAAAAGAATATAACGCCTTTCGTTACCCTCTTTCACTGGGACCTTCCTCAAACACTCCAAGATGAGTATGAAGGTTTCTTAGACCGCCAGATCAT ACAAGATTTCAAAGACTACGCGGATCTATGCTTCAAAGAATTTGGTGGAAAGGTAAAGCATTGGATCACCATCAACCAGCTATACACAGTGCCTACAAGAGGCTATGCTATCGGAACAGATGCACCCGGTCGATGTTCTCCTATGGTTGATACCAAGCACAGGTGTTACGGTGGAAATTCTTCAACAGAACCCTACATCGTTGCACATAACCAGCTTCTTGCTCATGCCACGGTCGTCGATCTTTACAGGACCAAATACAAG TTCCAAAAAGGGAAGATTGGACCTGTGATGATTACAAGATGGTTTCTTCCATTTGATGAGTCTGATCCTGCCTCCATAGAAGCAGCTGAGAGGATGAACCAATTCTTTCATGGATG GTACATGGAGCCGCTAACAAAGGGTAGATACCCAGACATCATGAGGCAGATTGTGGGTAGTAGGCTTCCCAACTTCACCGAGGAAGAAGCAGAACTCGTTGCTGGTTCATATGATTTTCTTGGTCTCAACTATTACGTCACTCAATACGCCCAGCCAAAACCTAACCCATATCCTTCAGAGACACACACTGCCATGATGGACGCTGGCGTAAAGCTCACAT ATGATAATTCACGTGGTGAATTTCTTGGTCCACTG TTTGTTGAAGACAAAGTAAGCGGCAACAGCTATTACTACCCAAAAGGCATTTATTACGTTATGGACTACTTCAAAACCAAATACGGCGACCCTTTAATCTATGTCACCGAAAATG GATTTAGTACCCCCAGTTCAGAAAACCGTGAGCAAGCTATTGCCGATTACAAGCGAATCGATTATCTATGCAGCCATCTATGTTTTCTCCGCAAGGTCATCAA GGAGAAGGGTGTCAACGTGAGAGGATACTTTGCATGGGCTCTTGGAGATAATTATGAATTCTGCAAAGGTTTCACCGTCAGATTTGGACTCAGTTACGTTAATTGGGAAGATCTGGACGACAGAAACCTCAAAGAATCTGGCAAATGGTACCAGAGATTCATTAACGGGACTGTCAAGAATTCTGCGAAACAAGATTTCCTCCGCTCAAGCCTCTCTTCCCAGAGTCAGAAGAAGAGGCTCGCTGATGCATGA
- the LOC106324481 gene encoding MADS-box transcription factor PHERES 1-like, which produces MPKGRIKIEPITNSSARNQTFRKRKKCLLKKANELSTLCGVKVCAVINSCDNTEPPEFWPSKEGAEKVHSAFMGVLPEERCKRMYDQERIQKGQDPERTR; this is translated from the coding sequence ATGCCAAAGGGAAGGATAAAAATAGAGCCCATAACTAATAGCTCTGCTAGGAACCAAACTTTCAGGAAGAGGAAGAAATGTTTACTCAAAAAAGCCAACGAGCTGTCGACTCTCTGCGGTGTCAAAGTTTGTGCGGTTATCAACAGCTGCGACAATACGGAGCCGCCGGAGTTTTGGCCGTCAAAGGAAGGCGCCGAAAAAGTGCACTCGGCGTTTATGGGTGTTCTGCCGGAGGAACGGTGCAAGAGGATGTACGACCAGGAGAGGATCCAGAAAGGACAAGATCCAGAAAGGACAAGATAG
- the LOC106324477 gene encoding MADS-box transcription factor PHERES 1-like, whose amino-acid sequence MIPKKVIRTAYGRIKIEPITNSAARNQTFRKRKKGLFKKANELSTLCSVKVCAFINSCDNTETEFWPSREGAEAGHSAFMGVLPEERCKKMYDQERHLEEKIQKGQEKAMRLQAENREIELREVIFDLLKGKTLMPHQYGDPSFMRELNLFIGGYANKVSLWTQFLEGNVEPVPPNVVATDAPGPVVGDVNPVVVGTKGSVINPTEAYDHIPQYDGMDMSVNEQVPGGSNDHVYLQNMNPQEPFQYQTPTNFYDQTQPMFYGSSQGMNMNLEEPFQYQTPANFDDQTQPMFYGSSQDMYTGLSHDQGQSSNQYANANQQFMSLLMGRPQQMSDVQDPASVASMDDNNNRYQQLLVTSQIPSTTTTTTTTAGADFSGHSINNGWPIRFGLD is encoded by the exons ATGATCCCAAAGAAAGTGATAAGAACTGCATAC GGAAGGATAAAAATAGAGCCCATAACTAATAGCGCTGCAAGGAACCAAACTTTCAGGAAGAGGAAGAAAGGTTTATTCAAGAAAGCCAACGAGCTGTCGACTCTCTGCAGTGTCAAAGTTTGTGCGTTTATCAACAGCTGCGACAACACGGAAACGGAGTTTTGGCCGTCAAGGGAAGGCGCTGAAGCAGGGCACTCGGCGTTTATGGGTGTTCTGCCGGAGGAACGGTGCAAGAAGATGTACGACCAAGAGAGGCATCTGGAGGAGAAGATCCAGAAGGGGCAAGAGAAAGCGATGAGGCTACAAGCGGAGAATCGAGAGATTGAGCTTAGAGAGGTTATTTTCGATCTTCTCAAGGGGAAGACGCTGATGCCGCATCAGTATGGTGATCCAAGTTTTATGAGAGAGCTGAATCTTTTCATTGGTGGTTATGCCAATAAGGTAAGTTTATGGACCCAGTTCCTCGAGGGGAATGTTGAGCCTGTTCCTCCTAATGTCGTTGCTACCGATGCACCTGGTCCTGTTGTTGGTGATGTGAACCCTGTTGTTGTCGGAACCAAAGGTTCGGTAATTAACCCTACTGAAGCTTATGATCATATACCTCAATATGATGGTATGGATATGAGTGTGAATGAGCAGGTTCCTGGAGGTTCTAATGATCATGTTTATCTTCAGAATATGAATCCTCAAGAACCATTTCAATACCAAACTCCTACTAACTTTTATGATCAGACTCAGCCTATGTTTTATGGTTCGAGCCAGGGTATGAATATGAATCTTGAAGAACCATTTCAATACCAAACTCCTGCTAACTTTGATGACCAGACTCAGCCTATGTTCTATGGTTCGAGCCAGGATATGTATACAGGTTTGAGTCACGATCAGGGACAGAGTTCGAATCAGTATGCAAATGCAAACCAACAGTTCATGAGTCTATTGATGGGGCGACCTCAGCAGATGAGTGATGTTCAAGATCCTGCAAGCGTTGCTTCCATGGACGACAACAATAATCGCTACCAACAACTACTAGTCACCAGTCAGATACCTTCCACCACCACCACCACCACCACCACCGCCGGCGCCGATTTTTCTGGTCATAGCATCAACAATGGTTGGCCAATAAGGTTTGGTTTGGACTGA
- the LOC106324478 gene encoding uncharacterized protein LOC106324478: MKSNRIRDENVWSCDVDRAKSWTWRALLHLRYLASRFIRARVGNGRLISFWWDIWTPFGKLIEYFGPDGPRELSIPIQASISTACNSEGWIVRGARSPAAETLQIFLTTLPLPSLVSENDSFVWLVNDTALESFSVKRTWEVLRHRAPTQPWSSCIWFKGAIPRHSFNMWLAQLDRLPTRARLSQWGTNFPSSSCLCNIYTEDRDHHLFFRCEWSADLWNICLRRMGYSFAGFHTWLAFSEWLSLRDIFVPRLLKRLVASATIYSIWSERNKRYHDNISSSPTTIFKLLDRFIKDAILSKRDQKQSCGLMQHWLSRE, translated from the coding sequence ATGAAGTCAAACAGGATCAGGGATGAAAATGTTTGGAGCTGCGATGTGGATAGAGCAAAATCTTGGACATGGCGCGCTCTCCTCCACCTGCGGTACTTGGCCTCTCGATTCATAAGGGCTCGGGTTGGCAATGGTCGACTGATCAGCTTCTGGTGGGATATTTGGACACCTTTCGGTAAACTCATTGAATATTTCGGACCTGATGGTCCTCGAGAGCTGTCTATCCCTATTCAGGCATCCATCTCCACCGCTTGCAACTCTGAGGGGTGGATCGTACGCGGGGCAAGGTCGCCTGCTGCTGAGACGCTTCAGATATTCCTTACCACGCTTCCACTCCCCTCCCTTGTAAGTGAAAATGACTCTTTTGTTTGGCTTGTTAACGACACTGCTCTAGAAAGTTTCTCGGTCAAACGAACTTGGGAAGTCCTGCGTCACAGAGCTCCGACACAACCTTGGTCCTCTTGTATCTGGTTCAAAGGTGCGATACCCCGCCATTCCTTCAATATGTGGCTAGCTCAGCTAGACAGGCTACCCACAAGAGCTCGTCTATCCCAATGGGGCACCAATTTCCCATCATCTAGCTGCCTCTGTAATATCTATACAGAAGACAGAGATCATCATCTCTTCTTTCGCTGCGAATGGAGTGCTGATCTCTGGAATATCTGTCTGCGCAGAATGGGATACTCCTTTGCGGGATTCCACACGTGGTTAGCCTTCTCCGAGTGGCTTAGCTTGCGTGATATATTTGTCCCTAGGTTACTCAAGCGCCTAGTGGCCTCAGCAACAATCTACTCAATTTGGTCTGAAAGGAACAAGCGTTATCATGATAACATATCATCGTCTCCAACAACCATCTTCAAGCTACTAGACCGTTTCATTAAAGATGCAATTCTGTCCAAGAGAGATCAAAAACAGAGTTGCGGACTAATGCAACACTGGCTTTCTAGGGAGTGA
- the LOC106324479 gene encoding uncharacterized protein LOC106324479, with protein MAKKKPPKQPVPARKSPSPPPLKVYVPPIEDPVPEFDPATVLDLPSVSLGNTDCEVPLSPSLSTELDIHPTLVSDAEPPFSETLATVSCDVPVVKEGSTVLAVQASAEKVAIVSSSVPEQSNSPVTSSAPDLTKAPSSSVEQAKSPAEIWKGFVKPTQIKLQPKETPFLLESGESCVTIPNSVVEKNKKAWEYFIIGQFYEEAPARGAVHAIANVIWRNQRRDISVSKMEGNSFLFRVPCPNARRRILRQNFWQIDGQTMFVAKWAPGLQQVKPELEMVPVWLEFTGVPLQFFNSEALQEIACIVGHPVCLHPSTENLTNIEVAKVYTVIDPRKPLPAFVNARFQNGDTRRIAVTSPWLPSQCTFCNKLGHTISRCKAAPRTCAACNSVRHTTENIPRGLNLPPKDKGKAPIKNLLPIVSRNKRESSPKQVYKEIQKKTNVPSHSVLVRDSVANAAAVFKEAETNEGPSLVSNYGVTVATVHDLNKGQLYVDLSGSPGHSLIASSSSGESSAELDSISGDEDNPGDSQDEFIEVISKRSKKQLKDKEKSRARRRGFRKWFKKHKPIFGGLIETHVQPAKASTIVSRTLPGWSFANNYEFSDLGKIWLLWHPSVHVEVISKSLQVVTSRVKLPSLNSEFIVSLVYGSNCAIERRQLWLEIEATANNPAIACSPWLILGDFNEIIATSEHSNEANIAINRGMREFRECLIRCDLSDLPYRGNSFTWTNKHVSKKLDRILVNDTWLQTFPDSLAVFGKLGISDHTPSCLFMDQFRPKQKRPFKFFSHLNQHPEFSDIIRGCWHGLAFSGSRQLAIFKKLKELKPVIRSFAKENYSNLEKRVVEAFDNLSHCQQLTLSSPSPSAATAEEEAHRKWFALAKAEDSFLRQRSRIQWTSFGDASTAFYHRSIRTRRDQNQIDFFIDNDDNIIDSLDGIKAHAVSYFSVLLGGSVNHTSSSPQIISDIVPFRCSQESENVLNSLFTASDIQQAFLSLPKSKAPGPDGYPGEFFQANWAAVGKGMIDGVNEFFATGCLLKQWNATIISLVPKKTNASRISDFRPISCCNSVYKVISKLLANKLKMVLPQIISNVQSAFIPGRLLVENVLLATELVQGYNWKSISKRCMLKIDLKKAFDTLLNSKYADGSIGHHPNAVNPCVSHLAFADDIMVFFDGERSSLQNISNTFDIFSGWSGLELNRMKTELYTAGLTQNETSELSDLGFTLGSLPVRYLGLPLMHRKLRLEDYRSLIDKITGCFSSWSNRALSYAGRRELISSVIYGIVNF; from the exons ATGGCAAAGAAAAAACCCCCCAAACAGCCGGTCCCTGCCCGGAAATCTCCATCCCCCCCTCCGTTGAAGGTCTATGTTCCCCCAATTGAAGATCCGGTGCCTGAGTTTGACCCAGCCACTGTGCTTGATTTACCAAGCGTTTCTCTTGGAAACACAGACTGTGAAGTCCCTCTATCCCCGTCCCTGTCCACTGAGCTTGATATTCATCCCACTCTGGTCTCTGACGCGGAACCCCCATTTTCTGAAACCCTAGCTACAGTGTCCTGTGATGTCCCTGTAGTTAAAGAAGGTTCCACCGTCCTCGCTGTCCAAGCTAGTGCGGAAAAGGTTGCAATTGTCTCCTCATCTGTCCCCGAGCAGTCTAACTCTCCGGTCACTTCCTCTGCTCCTGACCTGACGAAAGCTCCGTCTTCCTCTGTTGAGCAGGCTAAGTCACCAGCCGAAATATGGAAGGGCTTTGTCAAACCCACGCAAATTAAACTTCAACCGAAAGAAACACCCTTTCTACTGGAATCTGGCGAATCTTGTGTTACTATCCCGAACTCGGTGGTGGAGAAGAACAAGAAAGCTTGGGAATACTTCATTATTGGTCAATTCTACGAAGAAGCCCCGGCTCGAGGTGCTGTACATGCCATTGCAAATGTTATTTGGAGAAATCAGAGAAGGGACATTTCAGTATCCAAAATGGAAGGGAACTCTTTCCTATTTCGTGTGCCTTGTCCTAACGCTCGACGCAGGATACTCAGACAAAATTTCTGGCAGATAGATGGCCAAACAATGTTTGTTGCCAAATGGGCTCCGGGCTTGCAGCAAGTAAAGCCGGAACTTGAAATGGTGCCTGTGTGGCTGGAGTTCACGGGAGTTCCGCTCCAGTTTTTCAACAGTGAGGCTCTCCAAGAGATTGCATGCATAGTGGGTCACCCAGTCTGCTTGCATCCTTCGACAGAGAATCTCACAAACATTGAAGTAGCGAAAGTCTATACAGTCATTGACCCTAGGAAGCCTCTCCCTGCCTTTGTTAATGCGAGATTCCAAAATGGTGATACTAGGAGAATAGCTGTAACGAGCCCTTGGCTGCCCTCTCAATGCACCTTTTGTAATAAGCTAGGTCACACCATCTCACGCTGCAAAGCTGCTCCGAGAACCTGTGCTGCTTGCAACTCAGTTAGGCATACCACTGAAAATATCCCGCGAGGTCTTAACTTGCCCCCGAAGGATAAAGGGAAGGCCCCTATAAAGAATCTGCTGCCTATTGTTTCCCGGAACAAGAGAGAGTCTTCTCCTAAGCAGGTGTATAAGGAAATACAGAAGAAAACAAATGTTCCTTCTCATTCTGTATTAGTGCGGGATTCCGTCGCTAATGCAGCAGCCGTGTTTAAGGAAGCCGAAACAAATGAAGGTCCCTCTTTGGTTTCGAATTACGGGGTTACGGTTGCCACAGTTCACGATCTCAATAAAGGCCAACTCTATGTTGATCTCTCAGGATCTCCGGGCCACTCTCTCATCGCCTCATCATCCTCTGGTGAATCATCCGCGGAACTGGACTCTATTTCTGGTGATGAGGACAACCCAGGGGATTCCCAGGATGAATTCATAGAAGTCATCTCTAAGCGCTCTAAGAAGCAACTAAAGGATAAGGAAAAGTCAAGAGCTAGG CGGAGAGGTTTTAGAAAATGGTTCAAAAAACACAAACCTATATTCGGTGGTCTCATTGAGACGCATGTACAGCCGGCTAAAGCGTCGACTATAGTATCTCGTACACTTCCGGGTTGGTCTTTTGCTAATAACTATGAGTTCTCTGATCTTGGGAAGATATGGCTTCTATGGCACCCTTCGGTTCATGTCGAAGTCATCTCGAAATCTCTACAAGTTGTTACTTCTCGGGTTAAGCTGCCATCGCTCAACTCCGAGTTTATTGTCTCGCTGGTCTACGGCTCTAACTGTGCTATTGAAAGGCGTCAGTTATGGTTGGAAATTGAAGCTACTGCTAATAATCCTGCTATTGCGTGTTCTCCTTGGCTCATTCTTGGTGATTTCAATGAAATCATTGCTACTTCTGAGCATTCAAATGAAGCAAACATTGCCATAAATAGAGGAATGCGTGAATTTAGGGAATGTCTCATCCGCTGTGATCTTTCAGACCTTCCCTACCGTGGAAATTCTTTCACTTGGACGAACAAACATGTTTCTAAGAAGCTGGACAGGATTCTGGTCAATGACACTTGGCTGCAAACCTTCCCCGACTCCCTGGCTGTCTTTGGAAAACTGGGAATTTCTGACCACACTCCCTCGTGCCTCTTCATGGATCAGTTTAGGCCCAAGCAGAAGCGTCCGTTCAAATTTTTTTCTCACCTAAACCAGCACCCGGAGTTCTCAGATATCATAAGGGGTTGTTGGCATGGTTTGGCTTTCTCTGGCTCTCGTCAGTTAGCTATCTTCAAGAAGCTTAAAGAGCTAAAGCCGGTCATCAGATCTTTTGCTAAAGAAAATTATTCAAATCTGGAGAAACGAGTGGTGGAGGCTTTTGATAATCTCTCTCATTGTCAACAACTCACTCTTTCTTCCCCCTCTCCTTCGGCTGCTACAGCAGAAGAGGAAGCTCACCGTAAATGGTTTGCGTTAGCCAAAGCAGAAGACTCTTTTCTCAGACAGCGTTCAAGAATTCAATGGACGTCCTTCGGAGATGCAAGCACAGCTTTCTACCATAGGTCTATAAGGACTAGAAGGGACCAGAACCAAATTGATTTCTTCATTGATAACGATGATAATATCATTGACTCCCTGGACGGCATTAAGGCGCATGCTGTGTCGTACTTCAGCGTGCTTTTGGGTGGCTCTGTTAATCACACATCCTCTTCGCCCCAAATCATCTCAGACATTGTCCCCTTCAGGTGTTCACAAGAATCCGAAAATGTGCTAAACAGTCTCTTCACCGCCTCAGATATTCAACAGGCCTTCCTCTCCCTCCCAAAGAGTAAGGCTCCGGGTCCGGATGGTTACCCAGGAGAATTTTTTCAAGCAAATTGGGCTGCAGTGGGTAAGGGTATGATTGATGGGGTCAATGAGTTTTTCGCCACAGGATGTCTCCTTAAGCAATGGAACGCAACCATCATCTCACTAGTGCCTAAGAAGACGAATGCCTCACGTATCTCTGATTTCAGGCCAATATCTTGCTGCAACTCAGTTTATAAGGTCATCTCTAAGCTTTTAGCTAATAAGCTAAAAATGGTTTTGCCGCAGATTATATCAAACGTGCAATCAGCTTTCATCCCGGGCAGATTATTGGTGGAAAATGTTCTCCTGGCTACTGAATTGGTTCAAGGATACAACTGGAAATCCATATCGAAGCGGTGTATGCTTAAAATTGATCTCAAGAAGGCCTTCGATACT CTACTGAACTCAAAATATGCTGATGGTTCGATTGGCCACCATCCAAACGCGGTCAACCCATGTGTCTCTCACCTCGCCTTTGCTGATGACATTATGGTATTCTTTGATGGTGAGCGGTCTTCCCTGCAAAACATCTCCAACACGTTTGATATATTCTCGGGATGGTCTGGCCTTGAATTGAACAGGATGAAAACAGAGCTTTATACTGCAGGCTTGACTCAGAATGAAACCTCCGAACTCTCAGATCTTGGCTTCACTCTAGGGTCTCTACCAGTTCGTTATCTCGGGCTACCTCTTATGCATCGTAAGCTGCGGCTGGAAGACTACAGATCACTCATTGACAAGATTACCGGCTGCTTCTCTTCATGGTCTAACAGAGCGCTTTCTTACGCTGGGCGAAGAGAACTGATATCTTCAGTTATCTATGGTATTGTAAATTTCTAG